The Littorina saxatilis isolate snail1 linkage group LG1, US_GU_Lsax_2.0, whole genome shotgun sequence nucleotide sequence CTTTTTTATGCGGTGCAATTTTAGATCTGCTGCTGGTTTCCCACACACAAGTTATCACCACTGCAatgtaatcaatcaatcaatcaatgaggcttatatcgcgcatattccgtgggtacagttctaggcgctctgcagtgatgccgtgtgagatgaaattttatacggccagtaattgcagccatttcggcgcatatttacctttcacggcctattattccaagtcacacgggtataggtagacgattattaactgtgcctaagcaattttgccaggaaagacccttttgtcaatcatgggatctttaacgtgcacacccaatgtagtgtacaNNNNNNNNNNNNNNNNNNNNNNNNNNNNNNNNNNNNNNNNNNNNNNNNNNNNNNNNNNNNNNNNNNNNNNNNNNNNNNNNNNNNNNNNNNNNNNNNNNNNNNNNNNNNNNNNNNNNNNNNNNNNNNNNNNNNNNNNNNNNNNNNNNNNNNNNNNNNNNNNNNNNNNNNNNNNNNNNNNNNNNNNNNNNNNNNNNNNNNNNCGTTTAAGTAACTTGAAAATGTGTGCATCAATTTCTTCCACTGCCCCTTTCTGTTGCACTTACCATAAATGTACACAAAGGTTGACCATGGTGCGTTTTCTCGTTACAATCTTACATGTAACATTTATTCTCGTTTGGCTCTTCTTCTGACAGGACAAGAGCATGTACTGCAGAGATGGAAGACAATCAAGACTCGGCATCATCACACCCGGCACTCATAGTCATACACCTCCCATAGTCCTACTGTACATGTTACACTGTGTGGACGAGCAGAGAGGTTAGGAATGGACATTAATGGGAGACTGAATCACCTTTTGGGGGAATTAGCGCTACTCTAGTATTAGTAACAGAAAACTGGCAAATTCAGCAAGCTTCCATTTAAGACAGATTGATACAAAGAACGTAGAATTCCAACAACTAATGTGACGAAAAGTATAAGGGTACATAATAACCTATCTAATCCACTACTGCCATCTGTATTTTCAGCTACAGTGCTACCGTAGTAATTGCTTGATATAGACACATCAATGAAGGTCTACTGATGTTAGGTATGCTAAAAAGTTAACCGTTTTAAAGGGGCAGTATACTTGCCATGGCAATCAAGTTAGACTGGGACTTGTTCACAGACAGTACATGTATCACCATGAGCAGCAAGACTGTACGAAACTTCATCAATTGTTTGCTGATGCCTGATGGTGACACACTGTGCTGCAGTCTCCTGAGTCCTATTGTCAACATTTTGTGTGAACAGTCAAAAACTGTAGAATTTTAGCACAACAAAGATGGGAACAGAAATGGAGACTCTGCACCCCGCAGTGAGCATCACAGGGACCACCCCAGAAAATGTGCAAAATAACTCGACAACGAAGTTAGCCAGGACTAAGCCTCAGCCACTTAGCCACCTGGTCAGAGCAGCTGAAGTGAACCATGGCACCATGAGTGAAGTAACAAAGCAAACACTGCCACAGACTGAAGACACCGGCAGTGAGGGGACAGCAGAAGTGATCAAGGTGTGCCCGAGTGCAGAACAGCTACACTGGAAAGAGGCCCCGACCCGCCTGTATTGTCCTGCTAGAGAGTGCAGACTTGTCTTCAAAACGCAGGGAGGTTTGACAAAACACACCAATGCTTGCCACCCGGAGCACAAAGCGAACGGTGGTGGGGAGGTTCGTATACTTTTGCGTAATAATTTATAGTGCAGCcatttgaaaattcattgtagtattccagcgtagtactcatagtaggatatatccttatttggaaaatgccaagcgcaaaactcctctcaaatcccgtgcatttcgtgcgtttaaaaaaagcgtggacagcgctccagtgtcaaactgttgctgcacttgtttgggcgtggctttaagcatagtgacatgaatttgattggtcagtatttttaggcaaagcagatgttctcagcaaacagaaaacaaaatattggaagcgtgagtcacgctacccccccccaaaaaaaaatttacatatatttttgtttctataatttttttttcccatggttcattcatcatttgacataattttgtatcaaaatctaaccataagattattgaaaaaaagcaaaaatgtagacgaccacctttaaaacaGTGGTAAATTTACTatgatgttatgaacagaaaatctgaaacagCAAGGTCTTGAAGTTAAAAgcctcagagtcaactttgtgtgcagactctcctcggtgtccgaacacccccgtgtgtacacgcaagcacaagaccaagtgcgcacgaaaaagatcatgtaatccatgtcagagttcggtgggttatagttatacaaacacgaaaatacccagcatgcttcctccgaaagcggcgtatggctgcctaaatagcggggtaaaaacagtcatacacgtaaaattccactcgtgcaaaacacgagtgtacgtgggagttttagcccacgaacgaagaagaagaagaagaagttaaaaGGGGGAAGTCCTAAATGGGGGATCTTAAAAgtgggggtttcactgtactgcCTTGGCAGGAATGGGGTGGAGGAGGGTGAAGAGGTagtgggtggtgaggggagaaTGAGGGGATAGTTGACATTGAACACtctatttttgactcacatgcgaagtaaaagtgagtctatgtactcacccgagtcatccgtcccggcgtccgtccgtccgtccgtccggaaaactttaacgttggatatttcttggacactattaagtctatcaacacctgatgtggcctgatggtgtatggttacaagatctcaaaaaacatgtgcggcaacttgacctcacttcaagttcaaggttacaggggccgtaattgttgtcttaaaaacgaccatttttcacattttcgcattttttctgaagttatcgagaatggcaaccttagctatgtatgctatacagggcaatgtaagccctatctttggacaccagtttggttgaccttgcttcaaggtcaaggtcgcaagggtcctttaaagttggattgtatacgtagtttgaagtgaccttgaccttgaactatggaaggtaactcttccaaatctacatatgtgtgagggaaatacattatacttacaaaagtgagtctatatacTCACCGACATCGTCCGCCTGTCCTTCCGGGCGTCCGGGCGTCCGTTCCCCCCGTCCGTCTGTGAAACCTTTAACATtgtatatttcttggacactattaagtctatcaacaccaattgtggcctgatggtgtatggttacaagatcttcagaaacatgtttggcaacttgacctcacttcaaggtcaaggtcacagggtccttcaaagttgaaatgtatatattttgaagtgaccttgaccttgaacaattgaaaataactcttccaaaactacatatgtgtgagggaaatacattagatcttcagaaacatgtttggcaacttgacctcacttcaaggtcaaggtcacagggtccttcaaagttgaaatgtatatattttgaagtgaccttgaccttgaactattgaaaataactcttccaaaactacatatgtgtgagggaaatacattatatTTTCATAATAACTCACATTAGGTTACATATCTTCAAGTTCCAGGTCAGTTTGAGTTAAACtgatatttgtcaaaaaagagaaaacaggtGCCAGACTAGAGAGAAGTCGGAGAACTGACGTTCCTGGTTCGACTCGATCCCCTAATGACCAGCGATTAGCATTTTAGGATGGAGAACCTTTTGACACAGTATGCACCATAACTTGGATGCAATTACTGAATGTGCAACTCACAATGGCATTAGTTTTCTGTAATTATTTTCTTTACTgaataaatattgtttttctcagttttattgtaaaattattctgaaagaaagatcaaggtctgttcagcatgtgagtcgtgtgggctttgcccttcttgttttctttttgatctAACCATGTACCACTTTCACAGATTTTCGCACCACTACGGCACTAgtcaaattgttttttttttaataagactTTCACTGAGAtcagtatcactatcagtgtctggtatacatgtgtgtgtgtgtgtgtgtgtgtgtgtatgtgtgtgtgtgtgtgtatgcgtgtgtgtgtgtgtgtgtgtgcaggggaaGGAGTTTCACTTCCACTGTCCTGAAGCAGGCTGTCGCTTCAATTCTGACTTTGACCGCTGGCTCATGTCCTTTGCTCAACTCAAGGCTGTGAGTAATAAGCTAAGGTTTTATCATGTCTTTCCTACTTTTTGATGGAGCCTGAAACAGGGAGAATGCTAACGTTCCAGAATCGAGAAACCTTTCTTGTAATTTCATTCATGCTTTTTTGTTGGTGAATGTATCAAATGGCATGGCTGTTGAGAGAAGAGTAATTCATACATTGCGTGTGTTCAAAATGTTGAGAATTATATGGAACGTGGAATGTGTTGCCAGTTCACTGTTCACACAGATGAATGTCTTTGCATCCTTGTGTTACCAAATTATATCAAGTTGTAAGCATAGTGTATATTGTtcgatttcattttttttttactatgtTTGGCAGTTTTGTCTTTTAAAGAATTATACAAATGAGGTCTGAAAAAGGCGGTGTCTCAGAATTGGGGTAAATGTACAGTTATGGTCAGAACATCTTGAAAAACAGGGTCTGAAAATGTGGGCAGTCTTGGAAGGGGAGTTATTACATGACGAATGGTGAGTCGTAGAAGTATTTGCTTCTTTTGTTCCTGACTAAATGGTGTCTTTCTCTCACCCCACAGCATTATGTCAACACGCACGAGAAGAAGTTCACTTGCAGTATGTGTGGCAAGGGATTCGGCCTGGACAGGGACCGAGCGTACCATGAAAAAGACTGTGGAACGGTGTTCGCCTGCGGTGTGTGTCCATGCCACTACCCGTCTCGCCAGGCTCTGCTCACCCACTGCGCTCGCAAACAACATCCCTTGCCAGAAAAGTATCGGTGAGTTTTGTGGCGGGGAGATAGCTCAGTGAATAAGCGGCGCTGGCTTTGAACCCAGTGTGTCATTATCGGTGTGGGTTCGACCCCCACTTTCAGCAAggaatttatttcccagagtcaactgtGCGGTGCATGATAAAGTTGCCAAGATTAcagtgaaagtctcagggcttggaaacatgaacacacacgtacatgtaTGCAGGAAAaattcaaaaagaaagaaaaaatggggagcgccgtactgtatggcagctcccTTTCCCCactgagaaagcagcccgacaTACCATGAGGGtgacctcacaggactatatgctACTTTATCCTTATACCTACATTGTGAGGCCCCTTGGATGAAAGGGCACCTCCCAAGAAAAGACACCTTCTGTTGTTCCTATGTCTATAAGTATTATCTTAACCAAAATAGACATATCATGACAGGCCATCTAGTAGGGACACTTTCGGTTGGTCCCAAGGGGGCTCTTTGATCGCAGGTATGGGTTAATCAAGCATTTTCCAATCCAAACAaaattgttgtttttcttcaccTTTATTATGATTGTTTATCCTGATGGACAAGTTTTGAGTGTTGCTTTCAGCCAACACTGATCAATCTTGAGAAGCAGTGTCAGCAGTGGATGATTGTGGTCCCTCTTACATTTTCTAATTTCTGAATATAGTCTAGATGAAGCCTTGTTtccacatacagtggaacccccctttaacaaacacaccttcccacccccaacccccccccccccccccccctcagtttaagacttcctcccttttaagaccttgctttttcagattttctgttcattacctctgtaaatatacctccattttaagactccctcctttttaagacctgactttgtcagattattggaggtcttgaaggggggttccactgtagccaTTTTCTCCTCAGGTGTCTTGTAGAAGTACATGAAAAATCTTAATTTCATTTTCTCTGTTATCAACAGGCTACCAAAGAAGAGTAACGAAAGCAAAACTGCTGCTTCATCCAGCCAGTCAGCATCAGTGGAAGGAAGCAGGGCTAAGGGACAAGGCACAGGGGGGAAATGCAGTCAGCCACACTTGGTCACCGCCAGTGGCAATGAAGAAATGGAATTGAAAGTAAAAAGTTCAGGCTCCCCAGACAAAGCTAAGACCAAAACACCTTGCAGTCCTCGTAGGATTCTTCCCAAGTGCCCCGTGATTCTGGCGCCGAGTCTACCAGTGGCTTTAGCCAGGCGGGTCATTGTTAACAGCCAGGGAGGTAGAAGTTTGGCCCACACCAGCTGCGTTGAGATTCAGACTGACGCTTCAGGGATTGGCCGTCTGCCTCAGCGCGTGAACGTACATGGTGTTAGCACTGGCTGTCAGACAGTCAAAAACTCTACAGGCGTAGGTCAACAAGTAAACACGGCAACGCAGGTTTCTGCAACGCAGTCCAGAAGTCCTACTTGCTCTTCACAAATTTCTGACATGGCCACACAGGTTTCTGGAATTGTTTTTGGCATGGTGCAAGGTTCACGGATTACGCACACAGCAATTCAGACCTCTGTCGACAAGACAAACAGCAGTACACAGCTCACTGGAGATATCTCTCTTGGATATGACTTTGGTGCTGTAAACAGATCCGCACAGGCAACGGCTGTGCTTGTCAACAGTGCCACACAGATGGATTTGAACCCTCAGCTTTGTGCCGTCGCTGTGCAGACAAACGTGGGCACCGATGTCACCAACATGGCCGTTCAGGCCACGAGTCACATCCCAGACTTTGCACACATTGCAACCCAGGCCACTAGTGGTGAGCCTGATGTGTTTGACATTTCCACTCAAGTTTCAGGCGCTTTGATAGATCCCAACTTTCCTGGCATGATGGTGAATCCAAACTTGGTTCAGCCGCCAGCAATCAACACAGCCACTCAGGCCACTCTCCCGTACACCGCACTGAACAAGAGGAACACAACCAACACTACAGGAACTCAGATGGCTGTTGGAGTGGGTTCAGACGAGTCAGAAACTGCCACCACTGGTATGCAGACTTCACTCAGTCTGATCCCAGGGCGATCCAAGTTTGGTGTCATCGCACAGACTCAGACGCTGGGTGATCATATATTGAGGTCGGCAATGGCGACAGCCGATATTCCTGTGGTAAGGTCACCAGGTAGGGCTAAAGGGCGCTCACCTGGTAGGAAGAGGAACATGAAATCCAGTGAGGCTCAAACTCAGGCCTACATCCAACGTGCGAAGAAACGACGAAGAAAGCAAGGGCGTTTAGCGGAAGAAGCACACCCAGGAGGGGTCCAAGACTTGAGCATTGCGACACAAACAGTAGCAAGCATTTCTCCAAAGCCGACTCCAAGACCCAGTAGTAGCCTAGGGATGTATCAGAACCCCACACTGTCAGCTTCAGCTTCCAGAGAGGAGGAGAGCGAGACATGGGATCCATTTCTGTCGGCGCCATCCCCTCCACACATCTCCACCAGTGACACGGGACTTCAGGCTGATCTGGATGAGTTTCTCTCTACCTACACTGCAGACTTCGGTGTTCAGACTCAGGATGATTTCCTGGCTGTGTGCACGGCAGAGTTTGGTGTGCAGACCTCTGACTTCTCTGTGGGAGGCGGAACAGCAGACTTTGGCGTTCAGACTATCGCCTCATCCCTTGGTTCTTTACTGGAAGATATTGAGTGTGGCATGCAATATGGTGGTTCAACTGAGAATACTGCAGGCATGGGGAACCCATTGGAAAGTACACAAGTCTCGACCAGTAGCAAAGTTTCTGGATATTCATCGATGGTTCACTGTGGTACGGGTACGGATGTGTCCACCTTGGACTGTCAGACACAAACAATCAAACCTGTCACCTCTGAAACAGGCTACAGTCTTGAGTCTTGTTTTGCCGAGATGGGTACAGAGATGGACAGTTCTTTGTCCGGATTTCCCAATCCGCTGAACCCAAAGCTCTTTGATTCTTTCGACTCTGAGCTGAGTTTTTCGGACTGTGCCACAGGGACTGAGGACTTTTTCGCCAGCTCACACACCCAGACCAGCGTTGGAAATGTGGCGAGCGTGGTGAAAGAGAGCAGCATTAGTCCTGTTATGTCCATAGACTCTGCAGTGGGAACAGACGATATATTTTCAGAGATTCACACACAGACTGGCCTGGGCATTCAGGAGGATTTAGAAGCAGGAGCGAGTGATCGTTTTGTGGAGTCGTTTCTCAGTCAGTCCGCTCAAACCGATGATACCAACCAGACCCAAGCGTACTCAGATTCTGCGACAGGCTGGGACAGTCTTCACTCCCAGGCAGCTGAAACCTCTCACACGACAATTTCCACAAGTTTGTCTGCCACAGATTTTTCTGCTGTGGCAGCTACAGACACGCAAACGCAAACTGCTGACGATCTCCTGGATTTTCTCATGAACAACATGGAAACGCAAACAACAGAGGACCTTCCTGATAGCAACCTGCTagtggcagacacacagacgcagaCTTCCGGAATCCTGCTTACTCCGCCCCACGCTTTGTCCCCGGCTCCTGGAACCAGTTTTTCTCCATTTAACAATAATGATGCTACAAGTCTGGTCACCACGGAAACACAGACTTGCAGTCAGTTTCTGCCAGAATTTGACGAAGATGATGAGGATGAACTGTTCCATATTTCTGACATGCAGACTCAAACAAGTTTGCTCGATTCACCTGTTCATGATGACCAGGATTTCCATATCACAGACATGCAAGAACAGACGAGCACGCTTCATTTGCTAGTTGACTGAAAGGTAGTGATAGTAAGGTCCAGTACATTATCCTAGGGGtttgggcggggggggggggggggggggggggggtgggtggggttggagagggggggggggggggggcgacaaGCCCACGGACTTCCCTAGCTTTCTTGCATGGTTCTTCGAGCCTTTTGAGTATGTCCCATTCGAATTTGGttgaaggttttttttttattctagcTAGCTTAACCCTGAGAATGTAGACTGAGGATTAGAAACTCAACGATAAAAACTCACAGATCCATTCTCATGACCGTTTTTTTCTCATTATATATGTACCAACAGCTTTTCTTTCCAAGATGCTTACTGTAACTTTTGTTTGTCATGGTATGCCATCGCATCATTGGTAGACAAGATAGGTGAACAAAGCTGACAGTTTTGGATAGGaatttgattgttcttttcGCTGACATGCAAAACTTGCCCAGTTTAATCTGTTCAAAATTTGTGTCTATTTTAACGAGGGGAACCatgcttttgtgaatttgattttcgGGGATTTCTGCGTTgtctgttccactgtacatgctTCGACATTATGCCTTATACAAAATCAATGTTTTTGCTGAATATGGCCATGCTAGTCATATATAGACGGGCGAAggggcgcagtggtaagacgtcggcctcctaatcggaaggtcgtgagttcgaatcacggccgctgccgcctggtgggttaagggtggagattttttcgatctccgaGGTCAACTtaagtgcagacctgcttgtgccttatcccccttcgtgtgtgtacatgcaaacaCAAGACCCTGTaagtgtaatccatgtcagagttcggtgggttatagaaacacgaaaatacccagcatgctttctcccGAGTTCTAACACGCTTTGTTGAAAGGAGCTCCAggaatgcgaaagaatgtgtataaGTGCGCCTTGAGTCACCTTGTGGTGaaatgtgcgcgttataaattctcgtatattattttttatttatataaCCTGATTTAACCTTCGCCGTAGGTCGCTAAAAACATTTTTTGCAGCACGTCGTGAGTACTTATGTAACCATACTTCTCAAGGAAGGAAAAACATGCACgggtaaacaaaaaaagaaaaaaatacagaaatcaGGCTTTTTATTGAATTAGATTATCAAACTAAATATATTTCCGATTTTGTACTTACATTTATCTTTTACGTGT carries:
- the LOC138970742 gene encoding serine-rich adhesin for platelets-like, producing the protein MGTEMETLHPAVSITGTTPENVQNNSTTKLARTKPQPLSHLVRAAEVNHGTMSEVTKQTLPQTEDTGSEGTAEVIKVCPSAEQLHWKEAPTRLYCPARECRLVFKTQGGLTKHTNACHPEHKANGGGEGKEFHFHCPEAGCRFNSDFDRWLMSFAQLKAHYVNTHEKKFTCSMCGKGFGLDRDRAYHEKDCGTVFACGVCPCHYPSRQALLTHCARKQHPLPEKYRLPKKSNESKTAASSSQSASVEGSRAKGQGTGGKCSQPHLVTASGNEEMELKVKSSGSPDKAKTKTPCSPRRILPKCPVILAPSLPVALARRVIVNSQGGRSLAHTSCVEIQTDASGIGRLPQRVNVHGVSTGCQTVKNSTGVGQQVNTATQVSATQSRSPTCSSQISDMATQVSGIVFGMVQGSRITHTAIQTSVDKTNSSTQLTGDISLGYDFGAVNRSAQATAVLVNSATQMDLNPQLCAVAVQTNVGTDVTNMAVQATSHIPDFAHIATQATSGEPDVFDISTQVSGALIDPNFPGMMVNPNLVQPPAINTATQATLPYTALNKRNTTNTTGTQMAVGVGSDESETATTGMQTSLSLIPGRSKFGVIAQTQTLGDHILRSAMATADIPVVRSPGRAKGRSPGRKRNMKSSEAQTQAYIQRAKKRRRKQGRLAEEAHPGGVQDLSIATQTVASISPKPTPRPSSSLGMYQNPTLSASASREEESETWDPFLSAPSPPHISTSDTGLQADLDEFLSTYTADFGVQTQDDFLAVCTAEFGVQTSDFSVGGGTADFGVQTIASSLGSLLEDIECGMQYGGSTENTAGMGNPLESTQVSTSSKVSGYSSMVHCGTGTDVSTLDCQTQTIKPVTSETGYSLESCFAEMGTEMDSSLSGFPNPLNPKLFDSFDSELSFSDCATGTEDFFASSHTQTSVGNVASVVKESSISPVMSIDSAVGTDDIFSEIHTQTGLGIQEDLEAGASDRFVESFLSQSAQTDDTNQTQAYSDSATGWDSLHSQAAETSHTTISTSLSATDFSAVAATDTQTQTADDLLDFLMNNMETQTTEDLPDSNLLVADTQTQTSGILLTPPHALSPAPGTSFSPFNNNDATSLVTTETQTCSQFLPEFDEDDEDELFHISDMQTQTSLLDSPVHDDQDFHITDMQEQTSTLHLLVD